One genomic segment of Ictalurus punctatus breed USDA103 chromosome 12, Coco_2.0, whole genome shotgun sequence includes these proteins:
- the LOC108261525 gene encoding E3 ubiquitin-protein ligase UBR2 encodes MGSTCVHSVSVAVTLIPLLPLTETTCSYSNSEQPGLAHWLNTTCQQIRALHSAHKRAKPTNETGETETVEDSPPPESFRLDHTPDNPYSSSIREMLMTFGTATYKVGLKVHPNEQDPRVPIMCWGSCSYTIQSIERLLVDEEKPLFGSLPCRQV; translated from the exons ATGGGGAGTACTTGTGTCCACTCTGTAAGTGTCGCAGTAACACTCATTCCTCTCCTGCCCCTCACTGAGACCACCTGCAG TTACAGCAATAGTGAGCAGCCAGGTCTGGCTCATTGGCTGAATACAACATGCCAGCAGATCAGAGCCTTGCACTCTGCTCATAAGAGAGCCAAGCCAACAA ATGAGACTGGTGAGACAGAGACTGTGGAGGactctcctcctcctgagaGTTTCAGGCTGGACCACACACCAGA CAACCCTTATTCAAGCTCCATAAGGGAGATGCTGATGACATTTGGGACCGCAACTTATAAAGTTGGCCTTAAGGTGCACCCTAATGAGCAGGACCCCCGTGTGCCTATCATGTGCTGGGGCAGCTGTTCTTACACCATCCAGTCTATAG AGAGATTATTGGTAGATgaggagaagcctttgtttggaAGTTTACCCTGTAGACAGGTATGA